One Argentina anserina chromosome 6, drPotAnse1.1, whole genome shotgun sequence genomic window, CAAAAAGCAAGGATTTTAAAATAATGCTCACCAACATGGGAAGGAAGAACTGTTATATGAGGATGTGAATGGTACCACCCGATCACTCTAGTTGTCCTTCCAGATGATAATGTCATTCTGTGCTATATAGTTAATGACACAATATATTCAACAGCGGAAGTTTAGAACATGAAATACGTAGGACACAACCCTATAGATGATCATACCAATGAACAAGTAATAATATAAATTAAGCAAGTCTTTTGTAGTTAGCATTTTCTCTTTAGGCTACTAATGCATTTACCAAATTGGCAGAGCAGAAGCACAGTAAGGAGAGGCACTTTACAAAAGAGGAAACTGagattatttgtgaaatgttATAGCATATTCTCTTTATACTATGATTTTTGAAATCAGACATATTTTTCTCTTGAATAGTTATAATTCATTTTACAAAATAATTAGACATATGCAAAGAACCCTTTTTGGTTTGCTTATGGTGGAGTATGAGAACGTTAAAAGACAATATTTTCAACGAGATATAACAAGCACTTCAAAAATAATTAAGGATATTTCGGCTTGAGCTGATGCAGCAGCCAACTGCTCAGGATTAGTCTCAACACGATCTTTCCTCCTATCTGATCGGGTTTGAGGCGATGCTCCCCAAATTACTGCAGTCACACCACCATTCGCAGagttctgaaatttcagaataaCGGAGAAGAAAAGGTTATGGCTATAGGACAGTGGACCATAATGAGGACAATAAATGAAAAGCCAGACAGAATGGCAGATCCAAATTACAAGAAATTCATTATTTAGGTCATGACCATATTCAGGTGTCAATATATACCATGCTTTACAGCAAAACTTCACTCCCAAAGACATTTAGATGTTTAAAGATTATATTTAGACCTCTACATGCGTAAGGTGTAGACACAACAACGGAATCGTAGCCTTCAAGCTGACATCTGGATATTTCATTCATAATCTGAGGGCGCTCATGATACAAAAATTAAATACTGGGAAGGTTCTACTTAGAACTGCAGTTCTACAGACAACATGACAGGTGACGTTGGGGACAGCTAAAACTTAAAATCCGTGTATGAAACATCAGAGAAAAGCCTTGTCGTTTGGTCAGATTGTCTTATAGACATCTACATGGAAACAGATGTTAGAGTacataagaaacaaaaaatttgGGCTGCAGATTGACAAAACTCATTGGGAATGAGATATTGGAAATTCGCAACCATGGCAACCGCAAATAGCGGCGTATGTAAACTCATTGGGAAAGAGATATTGGAAATTCGCAACCGTGGCAACCGCAAATAGCAGCGGATGTAATATCTGTACCTGACCAGAACTTCACCTAACCTAATGCAAAGCAGGCACATCATAATCAAGTACAACTAAtgtttccaaattcatcaagaATCAGCAAAGAATAGGGCTGAATGGGAACAAGCGAATAACCAGACAAATAACAGTAATTATAGAAACAGACAACTTTAAGAAAGCAGACAGCCAAATGGAACTGATCGTATTATGTCCCCTCTGAAAGTCATTCAGCACTCTTCTCATCTATTTCATGCTACACTCATTTTATACATTCTGTTGACAACATTAGCCTAATCGTTTCGTGGAGAAGATCCCAAGTTTTCAATATAGAACTCTGGACTTGGGACACGGAACCTGGACACCAAGTCTAGAGTCTAGACAACACACTATAAACCCCAGACCCTGAACTTTGGAACCAGAATCAGGGCACTCAGGCTCTAGATGCTTAAATTGCAATTCTAGTTACAGCTACCAATCGaatcaacaaaatatatatttttttttaaaaagtaaaaagaaGAGAGCAGTGCATGATGACTTTTCGGGACTGCAAGTAACACCTCTTAAGTTCAAACTTAAGCAAGAACTCGAATAATTTACACGAAATTCAGTACTTATTACTTAATAATTAAGGGAAAATAGAGCATTCAAACATAATGTAAACCAAGCTGAGATAAACAGAACTTTCAACACTACACTAAAGTGAAACTAAGACAAAGAAACAACATAAGCAGAACCACCCTGCTGATTTACACATTCAAAATGAACAACTGGAAACCAATACAAGCACAGCCACTAACCCAAGAAAGTTACGGTTCCAATCACCTCTGAACCTCCATTTGATAAATTCCCAGCACCCGAATTTCCTCAAAATTCTACCAAAACCATAAAAGACTAAAACTTTACAAAAACCCAATTCGGAAACAACGCAAAACCATCAAGTATCATCAATCCCATCAAGCAAATTCAAACACCCAATAAGAGCCAGAAGCTACACAATctgaaatgagagagagaggaaaccTCAATATCACCAAGGAGGAGGCCCATGATCTCCTCGGTCTCGGTGGACAATGCATGAGTCATACAAGTTAACCAGACGTCCTCCGACATCTTCACGCACGTTAAAGACATTTCCAGGCTCTAAAGATTGAACCTTTTTCCAGACCTGACTGGCTTTTGAAGAAGAAGTGAAATAGAGAGCGAGTGAGAGGAGGATTGGTAGGAGCCTAAATATGTTGGAGGTCCCGAAAGCAAAGAATGGCTAATTGTGATGTTGGATCCTCCTTGCTGGATCCCTGGCTGGCTCTTTTGTCAGGTGCTCATGTGGTACCCTCTGTTCTACCCTTCTTATGGTACGCTCTTCTCTGTCTCTGCCCCAATCCAAACACTTTGAATCTTTGATCCTTTCGTTGGAGTCCTACCATTTTTCTTCCTCATTCACATAGGCAATAGGGATCGTCTTCtcaataaaaaagtaaaaaaaaaatatagagaGAGAACAATAGCATCGTTTTATTTGGAGTTTTAGCCTAAGAAGCACGGAAGCTTGACTGCAGTCGCGTTTCGCGCTTCAGAAGCGGAAGCACGCCGGAAGCATGATTCCGAGAAAAATGTGGTTTGGAAGCGATATGGAAGCGCGAGCTTCCAAATTAGAAGCGTCAAATAAGACGGAAGGAAGCGTGGGCAATTTTATAATATTGATTAAAACCTAATTTCTCTCTTACCTCCCTCCAGCCTCCTCGTCTCTTACCTGACCATCGAAGTTGTTCACTCGTTCGTTATCTCCAATGCGTCAATCAACTCTTGCCTGATCTCAACGGATCGAAAGAGCTCATCTCTCAAGTCTTAATCAGCCTCTCACGATTCGACCTCTccaccaggtttgtgtttttcttctttagttCTTCGATTTCTGAAAACAAAACGTAATttcaatcaaacaaaaaattcaTATATTGTAGATTCGTAGTGGGTAGTCAAAACTCAGAAGTTTTTCTGTATAATCCGACGCTGAGTTTGTCACCAAAGGCTCCTCACCTAGATTCGCAGTTGCATACCAGAAAGTTAAGAAAAAGGCAAAGTGAAGGTACGTGCCTTTGCCCATAATCCGATctcaaatttttctttttagtatgatgatcGACTTTGTGTGCTTGATTAAATTGAGTaggagagtttctattgcttGCTTAGTTAACTTTAATGTTGAATGCAAGAATATGCTATAGAATGGGGTTTGCTGCATTGAGTATTGTTTTGCTGCAAATATAGTGTTGTTTGCGGGGTTTGAAGTAATGTAAACCCATTGGCCAATATGTAAATTAGCAGCAAAACAGCTTGAGAAATGAGAAATCACAAACCCACCACAGAAATTGCATAAAACTAAACTTAGTGCAAAAACCCAGCTCCCAAATTCTCATAAACCATGAAAAGACGCAATCTTTACAGGCAGAATAGCATGGGAGATAAGAACTTGAGACTCACCAAGAACATGGTAATCTAGGAGCTCCCTGGAaacttgagagttgagactCATCAGTTGACTCAATCATTGTTCCGATCTTCATGTAACGTCATGTTATGCAAGTGATCTAGCAAATGTATTTGACTGCAAGATATAACCATTTCCAATGCTTACTTCAGTCGAAACATAGGTATCATGTAAGAACTAGCTCTACAACAAAGTGCTAGTTATATAGATTATTCTTCCTTCTCACGAAGCATGACTAATATCTAGAATAAAGTGCTAGTTAGCTCTACAAGGACCATAACAATTATTATGTAGTGATAATACCAAAGTATATGTACCCCCTTCACCAAAATTCAGAGCATGCCTTTCACTCTTTTCCCAATTCCCACTTAACATAATAATACATTGCTAGTTTATTCAAAAGTAGTATACTGCCAAACTGTGGCGCTAATAATATTCTTAGGTCTTAGATCTTCACTTTAATTGCATGCGtttaaaagacaaaaagagAACCCACTGCTCAATCAATTAATTAACTCAATCAAACGCAATCAAGTATTGGATAATCTCTGTAAACAATTAGATCTTTCATTGAGACGATAGCAGTATGTCTCTCATCAAAAGAAGATCCCACCGCACTgcgctagctagctagttaaatttcaaaaaatatCAACCTGTTGCGTTATAAAATGCTCGATTTCTCTGCGCATGCGGTTGGAATAACCGAATAAGGCTTGCCTGTATAAATGTATTTTTCTTATCCGGCACTACGTACGAATGGAAGACCTTTTACTATTGATTTCACTTGTTTAATTGCATGCGTTTAACACTTCTTTTAATGTATGTATACTTTTAACGATGATGTTGAGGGCAGTAAATACTCAAGGTGAAATAAAAACTGGGGATATGATTGCTGATTTGATTATAGAATGCATAAAGGAGGTTGGTCATGAAAATATTGTTCAAATAGTCACCGATAATGCTGGGAATTGTGTGAAAGCTGGTGCAATTATTTCATCCAAGTATCCTTCTATCTTCTGGACACCATGTGTAGTGCATACCTTGAACCTTGCTGTGAAGAATATATGTGCACCTTCGCTGCAAACAAGAAACAATGACGATGTGTATGATGCTTGTAAATGGATAGGGCCTCTTGCAGATGATATTTCTTTCATCAAGAACTTCATAATGAACCATGGGATGAGGTTGGTGATGTTTACTGAGCATTGTGATCTTAAGCTCCTTACAATTGCTTCAACCAGGTTTGCCTCCACACTTGTGATGTTTAAGAGATTTAAGAAAATAAAGGCTGGTTTGCAACATATGGTAATCAGTAATAAATGGGATGATTACAAGGAAGATGATGTGAGGAAGGCTGCTGCAGTGAAACAGAAGATTCTAGATGAGATGTTTTGGGATGAGCTTGATTATGTTATATCTTTTACTGAGCCCATATATAGTATGATTAGACGTTCAGACACCGATAAGCCGTCTCTTCATTTAGTGTATGAATGGTGGGAAGATATGATTCAGAATGTGAAGAAAGCCATATATAGGAAAGAAAGGAAACAACTACATGAGGATTCAAGCTTTTGGAATGTTGTGCATAAGGTGTTGATGTCTCGTTGGAGCAAGAGTAGCACACCTCTTCATTGTATGGCGCATTCATTAAATCCCAAGTAAGTTTTCCCATATGATTTGATTAGAGTTTTCtcatataaatgttataatcTTTCTTAAGtcttaatttctcatgcaaATGTGTTGATATGTGAATGTGAATGTGAATCGAGTTATTGGACATGTGATAACTAGTTACTGCATTATGGAATGTCTCTTGAGATGTGAATGTCTATAAATTCCAAATTACACTTTTAGTTGCTGGATTTGTGAAttcattacatatatatggtgttgataacttgatatttgaatttactatatttttgttatttttcaaTATGATATGGATTATGATTGACTTTGTTATGGTAATTAATTAGGTATTATAGTCCGGAATGGCTATTAGAAAATTGCCCGAAAAGCTCCTCATCAAGATATTGATATTactagagaaagaaaaaactgcATCTTGAAGTATTTTGATGATGCAGATCAGCGGAGAGAAGTTAATGTGGAGTACTCCAATTTTTCCTTGTGTATGGATGATTTTTGTAATGTTGATGCAATGCATGATCGGTCCATCTTACACCATTTGAAATGGTGGGCTGTTCATGAAGCGTCTTCACCAAGGCTTCAAGCCTTAGCATTCAAGTTGCTTGGGCAACCATCTTCATCCTCTTGTTGCGAAAGGAACTGGAGTACTTACAAGTTCATACATTCGGCACCAAGAAACAAGATTACTCCACAAAGAGCAGAAGATTTGGTGTATGTACATACCAATCTTCGCCTTGTATCTAGATGTAGTGACTCTTACAAGGAAGGTCCGTTTCACATGTGAGATGTTGGAGGTGATCAATTTGATTCATTAGATGAAACTAATCTTGGAAGGCTtgagtttgaggatctttctctTGATGAACCGACTTTGGAGGCTATTTTGTTTGATAATGTTCAGATGAATGTTCATGAGGATGATGTCGTTGATGTATAAGTAGTAttgtctttatttttattgagtTTATTTGGTTGTGTAACAATAACATTGAATTTGCTATGAATCGGATAATGACTTTGAATTTgctatttttgtgtttttataatattatatatacaggttgatatctttaattatatattatttttttccgCGCTTCCGAAACGTCCCCGCTTCCAAgacattttgaaaaaaaacgcttccgcgcttccaaacgcttcgcttccacgtccccgcttccgattccatgcagcctagGTTTTAGCCCTTCtcccattttttttgttacaaacgAGGctcaaaagaaataaaataaaaagaaattaataaatgTTAGAAGAACAGACTCTTATAATCTTAGTCACATCCACAAGATCATCAAAATAGAACTGAGAAACATGGATTGGGGGAAAATCAAATTGCACCAGGCGTTTATCATGCAGAATACTATTATTGATAAGAGAATCAGTTGTCATGTTGGCTTCTCTAAAGATATTACACAGAGAGGAATAATTCATGTTGCTCATAAAATTGTGGCAACTTTGTATCAAAAAACCAAAAggatgaaaaatgaaaataggatTCTACATGAGCTGAACAAAAACTGCAGAGTCAGACTCAATTTCAAGCTTAGAACTCTAAAGAGAAGAAGTCATTTTAAGGCCATAGAAGATGCTCCAAGCTTCAGCATCAAGAATTTCTCCTTTACCAAGATTAATCTGAAAACCATATAGCCAACATCCATTATCATCTGTGATAACACCACCAGCTCTGATCATACAAGAAGATGAACTTCTAGTGTCATCAATGTTCAACTTATGAAAACCAGAAGAATGCTTTTTCCAAGAAAAGAACTTATAACTATAAATAGAATCAATATTTTGCTTCAAATTGGCATTAGTCAATTCCTCAATTGCATTTCATATAATGTCTTTAGAGGACAAAGAAAACTGAAATCCAGGGTCAAACACCTGCTTATTTGTCAACTTTCAAATATACCAACAAATGAACACAAAGCAATAAGACCAATTGATATTATTCTTAACTAATAACTGACCGTTCAGTTGAGCTCTCAACCAACTATCTCACTCTAAGGAAAGGATTTTAAAAGAGATGTAGGAGTGAGAAAACAAATCCCATATGTGCTTCACCTTGGGACAATCTCTAAGCATGTGCAGAATGGTCTCATCAGCCAAATTGCAAAGAGGACAAGTCTTGATATTAGTAAAATTTCTCCTGGCTCTTTGAACATTACATATAAGACTTTTGTGAATCATGGTCAAAACAAAAGTTTTTAACTTGGGATGGATGTTCAGTTTCCACATTCTTTTCCACAAAGGATTCAAATCATTAGAGACAtcaaaattcagtaaatagGCAGAGCTAACAGAAAAATTACCATTATAAGTACCTCTCCAAATAATAAAGTCTTCTCCACAACCAAAAAAGCCAGTCGAAGTATTAATAATTTGGTTAACCACCAGGTCAGGcacaaggaaagaaagaagatcaATATTCCACCCCCTACGTATTCCAAAACTCACAAACAT contains:
- the LOC126797111 gene encoding uncharacterized protein LOC126797111 — protein: MMLRAVNTQGEIKTGDMIADLIIECIKEVGHENIVQIVTDNAGNCVKAGAIISSKYPSIFWTPCVVHTLNLAVKNICAPSLQTRNNDDVYDACKWIGPLADDISFIKNFIMNHGMRLVMFTEHCDLKLLTIASTRFASTLVMFKRFKKIKAGLQHMVISNKWDDYKEDDVRKAAAVKQKILDEMFWDELDYVISFTEPIYSMIRRSDTDKPSLHLVYEWWEDMIQNVKKAIYRKERKQLHEDSSFWNVVHKVLMSRWSKSSTPLHCMAHSLNPKYYSPEWLLENCPKSSSSRY